The DNA region CGGGAAAAACTGCGCCAGCAGCTGCATGAGGGCAAGCTCGACGGACGGCTGATCGAGATGGAGGTGCCCAGCGAGCTGCCGCCGTTGATGCAGATCATTTCTCCCGTGGGCATTGAGGAGATGGGGCTCAGCATTCAAGACCTGTTCGGGCCGATGATGCCGAAGAAAACCAAAAAGCGCAAGATGACCATCTCCGAGGCATGGATGTGGCTCGCCCAGGAGGAGACGCAGAAGCTCATCGATATGGACGAAGTGGTGCGCGAGGCGATTTATCGCGTCGAAGAGACCGGCATTGTTTTTCTCGACGAGATCGATAAAATTTCAGGGGAGAACAATGGCGGCGGACCTGATGTTTCGCGGGAAGGCGTACAACGCGATCTGTTGCCGGTGATCGAGGGCACTAATGTCATCACCAAATACGGCATGGTCCGTTCTGATCATGTGCTCTTCATCGCCTCCGGCGCCTTTCACATGTCCAAACCATCGGATCTGATCCCGGAACTTCAGGGCCGGTTTCCCATTCGCGTCGAACTGCAGGCGCTGACCACCAACGATTTTGAAAGAATTTTAACCGAACCCAAGAACGCCCTGATCCGTCAGTATACCGCCATTCTGGCGAGCGAGGGGGTCAAAATTAATTTTTCCGCCAGCGCGATCAGGGAGATCGCCAGGACCGCGACCGAGGTGAACACGCGCAGTGAGAATATCGGCGCCCGCCGCTTGCATACGATTATGAGCATTCTGCTGGAAGACGTGCTTTTCAGAATCCCGGATAAAAACATCCGGGAAGTGCATGTGGATAAAAAGATGGTCCAGGAAACCTTGCGCGAGATCATTGCGGACGAGGATCTGAGCCGCTACGTGCTGTAAGTTTTTCGCGGATGCCCCGTAAACCCGGAACGATGAACCGGCGTGCAGGGCGCGACGCTTCGGCGTCGCCGAACCGTCCGGACTTGCGCCGGGCGATGTTCGCGGTTCACCAGGACCACCGTGCGCCCAAGCCTGTTCACCACCCATTCA from bacterium includes:
- the hslU gene encoding ATP-dependent protease ATPase subunit HslU, which translates into the protein MKDNELKPREIVAELDKYIIGQEDAKRAVAIALRNRWRRQKVAEELREEIMPNNIILIGPTGVGKTELARRLAKLANAPFIKVEASKFTEVGYVGRDVESIIRDLVDLAVNMVRADRTEQVQEKAHELADERLLDLLLPPADPPAAASAPERKAQEEKRRQSREKLRQQLHEGKLDGRLIEMEVPSELPPLMQIISPVGIEEMGLSIQDLFGPMMPKKTKKRKMTISEAWMWLAQEETQKLIDMDEVVREAIYRVEETGIVFLDEIDKISGENNGGGPDVSREGVQRDLLPVIEGTNVITKYGMVRSDHVLFIASGAFHMSKPSDLIPELQGRFPIRVELQALTTNDFERILTEPKNALIRQYTAILASEGVKINFSASAIREIARTATEVNTRSENIGARRLHTIMSILLEDVLFRIPDKNIREVHVDKKMVQETLREIIADEDLSRYVL